The following proteins are encoded in a genomic region of Effusibacillus pohliae DSM 22757:
- the cas4 gene encoding CRISPR-associated protein Cas4 → MENVRGVEVHYYAICKRKLWLFHKGIRFENDGHERVIEGKILHEHAYPKMDKDVELEAFVRIDRQDGDVLREIKLTSKMKKADRLQMLYYLYILKQKGIRKTGLLSYTKEKETVEVHLDDDGEQEVRKALANIQTILEGNIPPFQKLPYCSKCAYKDFCFSGEADQDES, encoded by the coding sequence ATGGAAAACGTACGTGGTGTGGAAGTTCATTATTACGCCATTTGTAAACGCAAATTATGGCTGTTCCACAAAGGAATCCGATTTGAAAACGATGGGCATGAACGTGTGATCGAGGGAAAAATTCTTCACGAACATGCATATCCCAAAATGGATAAAGACGTAGAGCTGGAAGCATTCGTGAGAATTGACCGGCAAGATGGGGATGTGCTTCGGGAAATTAAACTGACCAGCAAAATGAAAAAAGCGGATCGTTTACAGATGCTTTATTATTTGTATATTTTAAAACAAAAGGGGATCCGCAAGACAGGACTGCTCAGTTACACAAAAGAAAAAGAGACGGTTGAAGTTCATCTGGATGATGACGGTGAACAAGAAGTGCGTAAAGCCCTGGCAAACATACAGACTATTCTGGAGGGGAATATCCCTCCTTTTCAAAAATTGCCCTACTGTAGTAAATGCGCTTATAAGGACTTTTGTTTTTCTGGGGAGGCGGATCAGGATGAATCGTGA
- the cas1b gene encoding type I-B CRISPR-associated endonuclease Cas1b — translation MNRDIFILSNGRMKRKDNTLYFEDEKGEKRPIPVEQTNSIHFLGQVDFNTSLLHLLSQHQICFHVYNYYGYYDGTFCPRNPKVSGFTVVQQSAHVLDPEKRMYLAKSFVLAGIHHMLRNIRRNGSNDTAYSDTILSMLDRVESARTIPELMGAEGHCRQVYYDAFGQLLKNGMEWHSRSKQPPKDPVNALISFGNSLMYTTIISEIYKTVLDPTVSFLHEPSSRRFSLSLDIAEIFKPLIIDSLVFTLLNNRRIQEKHFESKDGAVLLNSEGRKRFLAAFDEKMKTTIKHRKLNRQVSYRYLIRLEAYKLIKHFIGDEVYKPFKAWW, via the coding sequence ATGAATCGTGATATTTTCATTCTTTCTAACGGTCGCATGAAACGAAAAGACAATACGCTCTATTTTGAAGACGAAAAAGGAGAAAAGCGTCCGATCCCCGTTGAACAGACAAACAGCATTCATTTTCTGGGGCAGGTGGATTTCAATACATCTCTGCTCCATTTGCTATCTCAACATCAGATCTGTTTTCACGTCTACAACTACTATGGATATTATGACGGAACCTTTTGTCCGAGAAATCCCAAAGTATCCGGTTTCACCGTAGTACAGCAAAGCGCACATGTCCTTGACCCGGAAAAACGGATGTATCTGGCCAAGTCATTCGTTCTGGCTGGCATTCATCATATGTTACGAAATATTCGCAGGAACGGCAGCAATGATACGGCTTACTCGGATACAATTCTGTCGATGCTCGATCGGGTGGAATCAGCCCGTACTATTCCGGAGTTAATGGGAGCCGAAGGACACTGCAGACAGGTATACTATGATGCGTTTGGACAATTGTTGAAGAACGGAATGGAATGGCATTCTCGCAGTAAACAACCTCCCAAAGATCCGGTTAATGCGCTGATCTCGTTTGGAAACAGCCTGATGTATACAACGATCATATCTGAAATTTATAAAACGGTACTTGATCCTACCGTAAGCTTTTTGCATGAACCTTCTTCGCGACGTTTTTCGCTAAGTCTGGATATAGCTGAGATTTTCAAGCCTTTGATTATCGATTCGCTTGTTTTTACCCTGTTGAATAATCGCAGGATCCAGGAAAAGCATTTTGAATCCAAGGATGGGGCTGTCTTGTTGAATTCGGAAGGACGAAAAAGATTTTTGGCTGCATTTGATGAAAAAATGAAAACTACGATTAAACATCGTAAATTAAACCGTCAAGTTTCTTATCGCTACTTGATTCGCTTGGAAGCTTACAAACTGATTAAACATTTCATTGGCGACGAAGTGTATAAACCTTTTAAAGCGTGGTGGTGA
- the cas2 gene encoding CRISPR-associated endonuclease Cas2 yields MFVIITYDVGEKRVGKVCKKLREYLDWTQNSVFEGEIQKGKLTKCLNELQKILSDEDSIYIYKVENPNHLQKDVIGQDRSFDHTFF; encoded by the coding sequence ATGTTTGTTATTATTACTTACGATGTAGGGGAGAAGAGGGTTGGAAAAGTATGCAAAAAACTTCGAGAGTACTTGGATTGGACGCAAAATTCCGTATTTGAAGGCGAAATCCAGAAAGGGAAGCTAACCAAATGCTTGAATGAATTGCAGAAGATCTTGTCCGATGAAGACTCGATTTATATTTATAAGGTGGAGAATCCCAATCATCTGCAAAAGGATGTGATCGGTCAAGATCGGTCATTTGATCATACTTTTTTCTAA